AGCAGAAGCAGTCAAAGCATACTTTTCTTCCTTTAATAATTTTCTCATTATTAAGAACAGAAAAACAATTGAAAGCGCGCCGCAAAGGACGGAAAGCAGATTTATCCTGTAAGCAACATTGGCTAAAGGTAAATACGTAAACAGATGGGAGAACATCGTAAAGACAGGATAACCCGGAGGATGTCCGACTCCTAATGTGTAGGCAGCGGCATTCAACTCGCCGTCATCTCCTATATATATAGTAGGACAGGCGGTATAGACCAGAAGAAGAAGAGAACAAATCAGTATTGCCGAGGATAAATACTTTCGCATTTAACCTTCCTTTTCTCTCAACTTTTTAACTTTAGCAAAAACTGCAAAAACAAGGTCTTTCAGCCCTTCTCCTTTCATCGCACAGATGGAATAAACTTTTCCCTTTCTTTTTGAACTCAGATACTTCTGTAGTTTTTTCAAATTTTCTTCGGCACCGGGCATGTCCATCTTATTTGCGACTATTACTTGCGGCTTTTTGAGTAACTCTTTACTATAAGCGCCCAGCTCTTTATTAATTGCTTCGTAATCTTTCCTGGCATCCCTTCCATAAGCGGAAATATCTATCATATGCACAAGAATTTTTGTCCTCTCAATATGTCTTAAAAATTCATCTCCGAGCCCGACCCCGAGAGAGGCGCCTTCAATAAGTCCCGGAAGGTCTGCCCAGACAAAACTGGTATATTCGTCAATTTTTACAACACCCAGATTCGGGGAGAGCGTAGTAAAAGGGTAATTTGCAATCTTTGGATTGGCATTGGAAACCTTTGAAAGCAAAGTGGATTTTCCCGCATTCGGATAGCCGATAACTCCGACATCCGCAATAGTCTTTAATTCAAGGAGAAGTTCGCGTGACTCTCCCCGTTCTCCGTTTTCCGCTATCCTTGGTGTCTGAAAGGTGGAAGTTTTATAAGAAGCATTCCCCCTCCCGCCTTTTCCTCCCTTAGCAACAAGAAGTTTTTGGCCCTCTTTTAAAATATCACCGAGAAGCTCTTCTGTCTCAAAATCCCTGACAACAGTACCAAGCGGTACGTTGATTATTATATCTTTAGCGTTTTTTCCGAACATATTACTGCCCAGGCCATGCTCACCGTGAATGGATTTGTAATAAGGCTTGAATTTAAAATCAATAAGCGTAGCCATACTGCTGTTTCCAACAATGATAATATCCCCGCCCTTCCCGCCGTTTCCGCCGTCCGGACCGCCCTTTGGAATGTACTTCTCCCGCCTGAAACTTATACAGCCCCGCCCGCCCGCTCCCGCCTCAACGTATATTTTTACTTTATCTATAAACATAAGTGTATTTTAGCATATTTTGGGGGATTTTTCCATGAACCATTCACAAATTTTGGAAATGGGGAGGTAATTTGTCCGGTTCCCACCCCTCCAAAGTAACAGACGGGCAAAAAAGAATCAGGCGTAAAAGGAGCAAAAATATTCCTTATGCTCTAAATAATATTTGGAACAGATTTACCGCCCAGGAGTAAACTATAGAATTAAGATCTCTTTTTTCCAACACTCTTACCTTTTAATCCGTTAAATCCCTCTTTTTTATTCGGAAAATCAGAGTCCGCAGCTTTGCTAAGGACTCTTTTTTCTTCCGCCACTACTGCTTCAGCGGCTCTTTTAAACCAATTTGAAGGATTTAAATATCTTTTATATTTTTTATACGTTTCTTCCCCGACCAAGAACACTCCTATCCAAAATATTATTTCAGCAAAAACGAAAAGCACGGTAACAATTGACAGCTTGACTTTATCGGAATACGGAAGAAAAGGTATATAAGCCCCGATCACCCACTTTAAAAAAGACAGTATTATGAGTACAACCCCCAATTTAAAAAGAAAGGTGGTTTTCTTCAAACGCCGGTTATTTTCTTTATCTTCCACTTCTCATCCTTTAAAACAGCAGATTTATTTATGCAAACATATAAATTCTAAGCACTAAATTCGAAACTCGAAACAAAACTAATAAAAAATCAAACAAAAGCAATATCAAACTCAATTTCTTTTTTTATTACTTTTCCTCTTCGGATTTGTTTCGAGTTTCGAGCTTAGAATTTCGAATTTCCAGCACCTGACAGCAAAAGCTTAGAAAACATCAAAAAGTCACTTCATCTCACTTGTTTACTTCGTAATACGAATAAAGACATCCTTGGCAATATTTTCATCCACCGCAAACTGGCTGTTACCGACTTTAAACAAATACGATGGGAAATTCTGAAGAAGAGCTATCTCCATGCCGGGAAGTATTCCCATTGCCATAATTGTCTGGAGTTTATCCTTGTCTTCAGACTGAATGTAAGAGATCTTTCCTTTTTCCCCCGGTTTTACAAGGGAAAGAGGAGCCATTACTCTTATATCCTTTATTCCCCGCTCTTTGCAACACTTTCCTTCCGGTATTTTCGTCCCGTGCGGACAGGTAGTCGGATGTCCGAGAAGCCTGCATATCTGCTCGTCAATACCTCTATGCAAAATATGCTCGAACTCACAAGCCGATTCGTGTACGCAAACACCTTTCATATCAAAAATGTCGGTCATGAGCCTTTCTGCCAGACGGTGCCGCCTGACA
The window above is part of the Candidatus Firestonebacteria bacterium RIFOXYD2_FULL_39_29 genome. Proteins encoded here:
- a CDS encoding GTPase ObgE — its product is MFIDKVKIYVEAGAGGRGCISFRREKYIPKGGPDGGNGGKGGDIIIVGNSSMATLIDFKFKPYYKSIHGEHGLGSNMFGKNAKDIIINVPLGTVVRDFETEELLGDILKEGQKLLVAKGGKGGRGNASYKTSTFQTPRIAENGERGESRELLLELKTIADVGVIGYPNAGKSTLLSKVSNANPKIANYPFTTLSPNLGVVKIDEYTSFVWADLPGLIEGASLGVGLGDEFLRHIERTKILVHMIDISAYGRDARKDYEAINKELGAYSKELLKKPQVIVANKMDMPGAEENLKKLQKYLSSKRKGKVYSICAMKGEGLKDLVFAVFAKVKKLREKEG